From the genome of Scytonema hofmannii PCC 7110, one region includes:
- a CDS encoding ubiquitin carboxyl-terminal hydrolase 14, whose protein sequence is MECTHLNQLQTVIPSANGCEECLASKDTWVHLRLCLICGHIGCCDSSKNKHATKHFHSTGHPLIKSFEPGENWGWCYTDKTFVYLP, encoded by the coding sequence ATGGAGTGTACACATCTCAATCAGCTACAAACAGTCATACCCAGCGCGAATGGTTGTGAGGAATGCTTGGCAAGTAAAGACACTTGGGTACATCTACGGTTGTGCCTCATTTGCGGGCACATTGGTTGCTGCGACTCTTCTAAGAACAAGCATGCCACCAAGCACTTCCACAGCACCGGTCATCCCCTCATAAAGTCTTTCGAGCCTGGTGAGAATTGGGGCTGGTGTTATACCGACAAAACCTTTGTGTATTTACCATAG
- a CDS encoding ATP-binding protein encodes MLELLHKIPLFKNLTENQLMCLMNGTHIRLNPGDLLFKQGEPAKCFYVVFEGAIRLTREISNQEVVLATYEAGTFFGEVPLLAGTLHLASGQAVGQCHVYCLHEEEFWQMLMFCPSVRQAVLGFMANRMQELQMLSQQHDKLISLGTLAAGLAHELGNPTAAARRATGQLHDTVNILHNLSLESIKQHLTPDQLEYLLEIKRKAIEQTAQPGEFDPSVQMDLEDELTDWLETHGVADGWKLVPTLVAAGVNTQQLEVIGKQVSANGLSGVLTWLEATLAVASVVNVLDQGVTRISELVNAVKAYSYMDQSPLKEVVVHEGIENTLTILSYKLRKHRIQVIREYEQNLPTIEAYGSALNQVWTNLIDNAIDALGEGGTIWVRTFSQKDCIMVEIVDNGPGIPPEIQSRIFDPFFTTKGIGAGTGLGLEIAYRIVVGQHSGDIRCFSKPGDTRFQIGLPIRSFQEMNRSKSEAALSEASA; translated from the coding sequence ATGCTTGAGTTGTTGCATAAAATACCCCTGTTCAAAAACTTGACCGAGAATCAACTGATGTGTTTGATGAACGGTACTCACATCCGGCTGAATCCAGGAGATTTGCTCTTCAAGCAAGGAGAGCCCGCGAAATGCTTTTACGTGGTATTTGAAGGAGCAATCCGGCTAACACGAGAGATTAGTAACCAAGAGGTCGTTTTAGCCACTTACGAGGCTGGTACGTTTTTTGGTGAAGTCCCTCTCCTGGCTGGCACACTTCATCTTGCAAGCGGGCAAGCAGTAGGTCAATGTCATGTGTATTGTTTACACGAGGAAGAGTTTTGGCAGATGCTCATGTTCTGCCCATCGGTGAGACAAGCTGTTCTCGGTTTTATGGCAAACCGAATGCAAGAGTTACAGATGTTGTCTCAGCAACACGATAAGCTCATTTCCTTAGGTACGTTAGCAGCTGGTCTTGCCCATGAACTGGGTAATCCAACAGCAGCGGCACGTCGGGCTACCGGACAGTTGCATGATACGGTGAATATCTTGCACAACCTCTCGCTTGAGTCTATTAAGCAACACCTCACCCCAGACCAACTAGAGTACCTCTTGGAGATCAAGCGTAAAGCTATTGAGCAGACCGCTCAACCGGGCGAATTCGATCCTTCGGTTCAGATGGATTTAGAAGATGAACTAACGGACTGGCTGGAGACACATGGTGTTGCCGATGGGTGGAAACTTGTTCCAACCCTGGTTGCGGCTGGAGTTAACACTCAGCAGTTAGAAGTGATTGGCAAGCAGGTGAGTGCCAATGGACTCAGCGGTGTACTGACTTGGCTAGAGGCAACGCTAGCTGTAGCAAGTGTGGTGAATGTTCTCGATCAGGGCGTTACTCGCATTTCCGAGCTTGTCAATGCTGTCAAGGCATATTCGTACATGGATCAGTCTCCACTAAAGGAGGTAGTTGTTCATGAAGGGATCGAGAACACACTCACCATTTTGAGCTATAAGCTCAGAAAACACCGTATCCAGGTAATACGTGAATACGAGCAAAACCTGCCAACCATTGAAGCATACGGAAGTGCTCTGAATCAAGTATGGACGAATTTGATTGACAACGCCATCGACGCCTTGGGCGAGGGGGGTACGATTTGGGTGCGTACTTTTAGTCAGAAAGATTGCATTATGGTAGAGATTGTGGATAACGGACCAGGCATTCCCCCTGAAATTCAATCCCGAATCTTCGATCCGTTTTTCACAACTAAGGGTATCGGTGCAGGGACGGGGCTAGGTCTGGAGATTGCTTATCGGATTGTAGTGGGTCAGCATAGCGGAGACATTCGCTGCTTTTCAAAACCGGGCGATACACGCTTTCAGATTGGTCTACCCATCCGCTCGTTCCAAGAAATGAACAGATCTAAAAGTGAAGCAGCGCTTTCTGAAGCAAGCGCATAA
- a CDS encoding response regulator, translating to MAKPVLITIDDDPEVLRAIERDLRREYGENFRVLRANSGKAALEALKKLKLRNQPVALFLVDQRMPNMTGVEFLEQAMELFPDAKRALLTAYADTDEAIRAINKAKIDYYLMKPWTPPEQGLFPVLNDLLEIWKKTFLPLFEGVRVIGDRWSPKTHQAKDFLARHHIPYQWLDIESEEGRKLSMDANPDELILPLLLFPDGSHLLQPTNIQIAEKIGLKTRAIMPFYDVIIVGAGPAGLAAAVYAASEGLDTIIVEKEAPGGQAGTSSRIENYLGFPIGLSGGDLARRAVAQAQKFGVEILTPQEVTSLRVDGQYRYVTLADGSELSSHTLIIATGVSYRKLNVLGSDKLTGAGIYYGAAMTEAIGYKGEDVFIIGAGNSAGQAAMHLSKYARSVTLLVRGDSLKKSMSKYLIDQIEETNNIVVRVLTEVTEVFGKDKLEAITITNSTTSEVETVPACALFTFIGAMPRTNWLQDIVERDSKGYILTGSDVLHGEMYPRGWTLPRSPYLLETNLPGIFAVGDVRYQSVKRVASAVGEGSIAIQFIHQYLSSL from the coding sequence ATGGCTAAGCCTGTTCTAATTACAATAGACGACGATCCAGAAGTTCTACGGGCGATCGAGCGCGATTTACGCCGTGAATACGGCGAAAACTTCCGGGTGCTGCGTGCAAACTCTGGCAAAGCGGCCCTGGAGGCACTGAAAAAATTGAAACTGCGTAACCAGCCAGTAGCGCTGTTTCTAGTGGATCAACGGATGCCGAACATGACTGGTGTGGAGTTCCTTGAACAGGCGATGGAACTCTTCCCTGACGCCAAACGCGCCTTACTTACGGCGTATGCAGACACCGATGAGGCTATCCGTGCTATCAATAAGGCCAAGATTGATTATTACTTGATGAAGCCGTGGACTCCCCCGGAACAGGGTTTGTTCCCCGTGCTTAACGATTTACTTGAGATTTGGAAGAAAACGTTTCTCCCATTGTTTGAAGGGGTTCGCGTGATTGGCGACCGATGGTCACCTAAAACGCACCAAGCTAAAGATTTTTTGGCCCGCCATCATATTCCTTATCAGTGGCTAGACATTGAGTCAGAAGAGGGGCGCAAGTTGTCTATGGACGCTAACCCTGATGAACTAATATTACCGCTGTTGCTTTTTCCCGATGGCTCACATCTTCTACAGCCAACGAACATCCAAATAGCTGAGAAAATTGGGCTGAAAACGCGCGCCATCATGCCGTTTTACGATGTGATCATTGTGGGTGCTGGTCCGGCTGGTCTAGCTGCCGCAGTGTATGCTGCTTCTGAAGGGTTGGACACTATCATAGTTGAAAAAGAGGCTCCAGGAGGACAGGCGGGAACCAGTTCCCGGATTGAGAATTATCTTGGTTTCCCAATTGGATTAAGTGGGGGAGATTTAGCTAGGCGTGCTGTCGCACAGGCTCAAAAGTTCGGAGTAGAAATTCTTACACCGCAGGAAGTAACTAGTCTTCGTGTAGATGGTCAATATCGATACGTGACCCTAGCAGATGGCTCAGAACTAAGCAGTCACACGCTAATTATTGCAACTGGTGTATCGTATCGCAAGCTTAACGTACTTGGTAGCGACAAGCTAACAGGTGCTGGCATTTACTACGGAGCAGCAATGACCGAAGCAATTGGCTACAAAGGCGAAGACGTATTTATTATTGGGGCTGGCAATTCGGCTGGACAGGCTGCTATGCACCTTTCTAAATACGCTCGCTCAGTTACCCTTCTTGTACGTGGGGACTCACTCAAGAAAAGTATGTCTAAGTATTTGATCGATCAGATCGAAGAGACAAACAATATCGTGGTAAGGGTATTAACGGAAGTTACTGAAGTGTTCGGCAAAGACAAGCTTGAGGCGATAACCATTACTAACTCAACCACTAGTGAGGTCGAAACTGTCCCCGCCTGCGCCCTTTTCACCTTTATCGGTGCAATGCCGCGTACCAACTGGTTGCAAGATATTGTAGAAAGAGATTCAAAAGGATACATCCTGACCGGGTCTGACGTTTTGCATGGTGAAATGTATCCCCGAGGATGGACACTGCCTCGGTCTCCGTATCTTCTCGAAACTAATTTACCAGGAATTTTTGCGGTAGGTGACGTGCGCTATCAGTCAGTGAAACGAGTTGCTTCAGCGGTAGGTGAGGGTTCGATCGCCATTCAATTCATACATCAATATCTCTCATCCTTGTAA
- a CDS encoding AGE family epimerase/isomerase, with amino-acid sequence MANIDFSFSDMLAGYVIDFNPHQGAYGSFGLKTSDGRNFKIALTPTTYAELVRNLGEPYYDCTSQMAAMLVPNRYLFVYGIFYFDAGQHNFEAKHIILLGRTENEYLFERQDWWVKQIQSLANFYLKAQFEDGEIDYRKYRTGIGLVGSKEDSNRQETDTISRLVYGFATAYMMTGDDRYLEAAEKGTEYLRQHMRFLDEGEGICYWYHAVDVKPDGSEQKIFSSEFGDDYDAIPAYEQIYALAGPTQTYRVTGDPRIMNDIELTVNLFNKYFEDKTDKGGFFSHIDPITLSAHSPSLGHNRAKKNWNSVGDHAPAYLINLWLATGEEKYANFLEYTFDTIEKRFPDYNHSPFVQERFYEDWSHDTTWGWQQNRAVVGHNLKIAWNLMRMNHLKPKEKYVALAEKIAEIMPTVGSDQQRGGWYDVVERILEPGQEVNRFVWHDRKAWWQQEQAILAYLILAGSLDKPEYQQSARESAAFYNAWFLDNEAGGVYFNVLANGLPYLLGTERAKGSHSMSGYHSFELAYLATVYTNLLITKQPMDLYFKPKPGGFKDNILRVAPDILPPGSVRIGEVWINGQKHSDFDAESLTVKLPSSQDELKVRVRLLPTQVFFDATLLEITEGTAKISLTGLLDADGVVRLQEELAKATEKPLLRLVLLLQDLECITTAGMRALIFIKQKLGSNVELYVVGAQVQVEHFLRMSAFCEGITMVDKYESVELASV; translated from the coding sequence ATGGCTAACATAGATTTTTCGTTTTCAGATATGCTTGCTGGGTATGTCATTGATTTCAACCCCCACCAAGGAGCTTATGGCTCTTTCGGTCTCAAAACATCAGACGGAAGGAACTTTAAAATAGCATTAACGCCAACCACCTATGCTGAATTGGTACGCAATTTAGGAGAACCTTACTACGATTGCACCAGCCAGATGGCAGCAATGCTTGTTCCAAATCGGTATCTTTTTGTGTATGGCATTTTCTATTTTGACGCGGGTCAGCACAACTTTGAAGCCAAACACATAATTCTTCTGGGCAGGACAGAGAATGAGTATCTTTTTGAAAGGCAAGATTGGTGGGTCAAGCAGATACAAAGCCTTGCCAATTTTTACCTAAAAGCCCAGTTTGAAGATGGTGAAATTGATTATCGGAAATATCGCACTGGTATCGGCTTGGTTGGTTCCAAAGAAGATAGTAATCGTCAAGAAACAGACACCATTTCCCGCCTGGTTTATGGTTTTGCAACAGCTTACATGATGACTGGGGATGACCGTTACCTAGAGGCTGCTGAAAAAGGCACCGAATACCTTCGCCAACATATGCGTTTTCTGGATGAAGGCGAAGGGATTTGCTATTGGTACCACGCTGTTGACGTGAAACCTGATGGTAGCGAGCAAAAAATATTTTCCTCAGAATTTGGGGATGATTATGATGCTATTCCAGCTTACGAGCAGATTTACGCGCTGGCTGGTCCTACTCAAACATATCGGGTGACGGGCGATCCACGTATCATGAACGATATCGAGTTGACCGTCAATCTATTTAACAAGTATTTCGAGGACAAAACGGATAAAGGAGGATTTTTCTCACACATTGACCCGATTACTCTCAGCGCTCACTCTCCGTCTTTGGGTCATAATCGCGCTAAAAAGAACTGGAATTCGGTAGGTGACCACGCTCCAGCTTATTTGATTAATCTATGGTTAGCAACTGGCGAGGAAAAATACGCTAATTTCCTTGAGTACACGTTTGACACCATTGAAAAGCGCTTCCCAGATTACAACCATAGCCCATTCGTTCAAGAACGTTTTTATGAGGATTGGAGCCACGACACAACTTGGGGATGGCAGCAGAACCGAGCCGTCGTAGGTCACAACCTTAAAATTGCCTGGAACCTGATGCGGATGAATCACCTGAAACCAAAAGAAAAGTATGTCGCCCTAGCCGAAAAGATTGCAGAAATCATGCCTACAGTTGGCAGCGACCAACAGCGTGGAGGATGGTACGACGTCGTAGAGCGCATACTAGAACCAGGACAAGAGGTCAACCGCTTTGTCTGGCATGACCGGAAGGCTTGGTGGCAGCAGGAACAGGCTATCTTAGCTTACCTCATCCTGGCTGGTTCATTAGATAAACCTGAATATCAACAGTCAGCAAGGGAATCGGCAGCTTTTTATAACGCTTGGTTTCTTGATAATGAGGCTGGCGGTGTTTACTTTAATGTTTTGGCAAATGGGCTTCCCTACTTGTTGGGAACGGAGCGAGCTAAAGGCAGCCACTCGATGAGCGGTTATCACTCCTTCGAGTTAGCTTACTTAGCTACAGTTTATACGAACTTGTTAATCACTAAGCAGCCAATGGATTTGTACTTCAAGCCAAAGCCAGGTGGCTTTAAGGACAACATCCTGCGGGTTGCACCAGATATCCTGCCACCTGGCAGCGTGCGGATTGGCGAAGTATGGATCAACGGGCAAAAGCATTCCGATTTTGACGCTGAAAGCTTAACAGTCAAACTGCCATCTTCTCAAGACGAATTGAAGGTTCGAGTAAGACTTCTCCCCACTCAGGTATTTTTTGACGCAACACTGCTAGAAATTACTGAAGGTACTGCCAAGATATCTTTAACCGGTTTACTGGATGCAGATGGTGTGGTACGTCTTCAGGAAGAGTTAGCTAAAGCAACAGAAAAGCCATTACTACGCCTCGTCCTACTGCTACAAGACTTAGAATGTATAACCACTGCTGGTATGCGAGCCCTCATTTTCATCAAGCAAAAACTGGGTTCTAATGTGGAATTGTATGTAGTCGGCGCACAAGTGCAGGTAGAGCACTTCCTCAGAATGAGTGCATTCTGCGAAGGCATCACGATGGTAGATAAATATGAATCAGTCGAACTAGCCAGCGTGTAG
- the glgX gene encoding glycogen debranching protein GlgX, producing the protein MTATTPNFQTKLATKKYQVEVGRTHPLGATPCINGVNFSIFAEHATSVELLLFEKPNDLEPIQIIKLDPRNNKTFHFWHIYVKELKPGTAYAYRVDGPQDLHRTGNRFNKNKVLLDPYSKGNANALWNRIDALGSKNNLTTSMRSVVMDISDYDWEGDRPLNRPMSDTIIYEVHVGGFTKSPSSDCKHKGTFSGVIEKIPYLKKLGITAVELLPIFDFDETEIVREVDGTPLKDYWGYNPHSFFAPETSYCHSPKEKNPINEFRDMVKALHKEGIEVILDVVFNHTSEGNHEGPTINFKGLGNSTYYHLVPWARQYYMDYSGCGNTFNCNHPIAEKLIVECLEFWVKEMHVDGFRFDEGSILSRGQDGVPMIHPPVVWHIETSAALAETKIIAEAWDAGGLYLIGYFPGYRWAEWNGRFRDDIRRFVKGDPGLVGAVAVRLAGSADLYQDTGHLPINSVNFITCHDGFTLNDLVSYNDKHNEANGEGNQDGISENLSWNCGVEGETDDPTIDALRQRQIKNFAAILLLSQGVPMIVAGDEVRRTQKGNNNAYCQDNEISWFDWNLVEKNADIFRFFKLMIDFRSCYCHPGLRRSYFFNGEVNERGLADISWHGCKLFSPGWHDPYARVLAYTLGGFDGNADIHVMLNMYWEDIEFEIPSLQDRRWYKVVDTAEPSPMDVVERGKETMVSGDVCVVKNRSIVVLISQ; encoded by the coding sequence ATGACTGCAACAACACCTAACTTCCAGACGAAACTGGCTACAAAAAAGTATCAAGTAGAAGTGGGACGCACGCATCCCTTAGGTGCAACACCATGCATAAATGGAGTAAACTTCTCAATCTTTGCAGAACATGCAACATCTGTCGAACTCTTATTATTTGAAAAGCCTAATGACCTGGAACCTATCCAGATTATTAAACTAGACCCAAGGAACAATAAAACTTTCCACTTTTGGCATATCTATGTAAAAGAGTTGAAACCCGGAACTGCCTACGCCTATCGAGTTGATGGTCCTCAGGATTTACACCGAACAGGAAACCGTTTCAACAAAAATAAGGTACTGCTCGATCCCTACTCTAAGGGAAACGCCAATGCCCTTTGGAACCGCATTGATGCTTTGGGATCAAAAAACAATTTAACCACCTCAATGCGTAGTGTGGTCATGGATATATCGGATTATGACTGGGAAGGTGACCGCCCTCTCAATCGACCAATGAGTGATACTATTATCTATGAGGTACACGTTGGCGGATTTACTAAATCACCCTCCTCTGACTGCAAACACAAAGGTACTTTCTCTGGAGTCATCGAGAAAATTCCTTACTTAAAAAAGCTGGGTATAACCGCTGTTGAACTTTTGCCAATATTTGACTTTGACGAAACGGAAATTGTCCGAGAAGTTGACGGTACACCGCTGAAAGATTACTGGGGATACAACCCCCACAGTTTCTTTGCGCCTGAAACCTCTTATTGTCATTCGCCTAAGGAGAAAAACCCAATTAACGAGTTTCGGGATATGGTCAAGGCGTTGCACAAGGAAGGGATCGAAGTCATCCTAGATGTCGTCTTTAACCACACCAGCGAGGGCAATCATGAGGGCCCAACCATCAACTTCAAAGGTCTTGGTAATAGTACTTACTATCACCTCGTACCTTGGGCTAGGCAGTACTACATGGACTACTCCGGATGCGGAAATACATTTAACTGCAATCACCCAATTGCGGAAAAGTTAATTGTGGAGTGCCTAGAATTTTGGGTGAAAGAAATGCACGTTGATGGTTTCCGATTTGATGAAGGGTCTATTTTATCCCGTGGGCAAGACGGAGTACCTATGATCCATCCACCGGTAGTTTGGCACATTGAAACATCCGCAGCCTTGGCTGAAACCAAAATCATTGCTGAGGCTTGGGATGCTGGTGGACTCTATCTTATTGGTTACTTCCCTGGATATCGTTGGGCAGAATGGAACGGGCGCTTCCGAGACGACATTCGGCGCTTTGTCAAAGGAGATCCAGGACTGGTCGGGGCAGTCGCTGTACGCCTTGCCGGAAGTGCCGATCTCTATCAAGACACCGGACATCTACCGATTAACAGCGTTAATTTTATCACTTGCCATGATGGGTTCACCCTCAACGATTTGGTCTCGTACAACGACAAGCACAATGAAGCTAATGGTGAGGGCAATCAAGATGGCATCAGTGAAAATTTGAGTTGGAATTGTGGCGTTGAAGGAGAAACTGACGACCCAACAATTGATGCATTACGCCAGCGACAGATTAAAAACTTTGCAGCTATTCTTTTGCTTTCTCAAGGCGTTCCAATGATAGTGGCTGGTGATGAAGTTAGACGCACTCAAAAGGGAAACAACAATGCTTACTGCCAAGATAACGAAATTAGTTGGTTTGACTGGAATCTTGTAGAGAAGAACGCAGACATATTCAGGTTCTTCAAGCTGATGATTGATTTCCGTAGTTGTTACTGCCATCCCGGCTTACGCCGCAGTTATTTCTTCAACGGCGAAGTTAATGAACGCGGTCTAGCGGATATCTCTTGGCATGGTTGCAAGTTGTTCAGCCCAGGTTGGCACGATCCTTATGCTAGAGTTCTTGCATATACTCTGGGGGGCTTCGACGGAAACGCAGATATTCACGTCATGCTTAATATGTACTGGGAAGATATAGAGTTTGAAATTCCCTCTCTTCAAGATAGGAGATGGTATAAAGTTGTAGATACTGCTGAGCCTTCCCCTATGGATGTTGTGGAAAGAGGGAAAGAGACTATGGTTTCAGGTGATGTATGTGTTGTCAAAAACCGCAGTATTGTCGTTTTAATTTCCCAATAA
- a CDS encoding DJ-1/PfpI family protein, translating to MATTASKTKGKIGILIEEHFDEIEFRAFNEFFPANGYEVEYISHLWNQEQLTFKGIDLTEEVTVTVEVNNIEPTDYEGILLIGAYAMDRLRYEEHHKEGQPNQSPAVRFLRKAVKAMDAGRLKIGTICHSLWLFCADPELLKNREVTCAHNIICDVQNAGGIIIFNGDGTKDLHIDGNLITAKHPNVVAEFMNIFLKAIKEQQLQVVT from the coding sequence ATGGCAACTACAGCTTCTAAGACTAAGGGAAAAATAGGTATACTCATTGAAGAGCACTTTGACGAAATTGAGTTCCGAGCATTCAACGAGTTTTTCCCTGCAAATGGATACGAGGTAGAGTACATATCCCATCTTTGGAACCAAGAGCAATTGACTTTTAAAGGTATTGACTTAACAGAAGAAGTCACGGTTACGGTAGAAGTAAACAATATTGAGCCTACCGATTATGAAGGCATTCTTCTGATTGGTGCATATGCTATGGATCGTCTTCGTTATGAAGAGCATCATAAAGAGGGTCAACCTAACCAATCTCCTGCCGTCAGATTTCTCCGAAAAGCTGTAAAGGCTATGGATGCTGGCAGATTAAAGATTGGAACTATCTGCCATAGCCTTTGGCTGTTTTGTGCCGATCCAGAACTGCTAAAAAATCGTGAGGTTACTTGTGCCCATAACATCATATGTGATGTCCAAAACGCTGGAGGCATTATTATTTTCAATGGTGATGGTACCAAGGACTTACATATCGATGGCAATCTAATTACAGCCAAACACCCTAATGTAGTTGCAGAGTTCATGAATATCTTCTTAAAGGCAATTAAGGAGCAGCAATTGCAAGTAGTGACTTAG
- a CDS encoding carboxymuconolactone decarboxylase family protein translates to MKQGDSGTVVQDGKATAYKNAVLDDKKLQDALKSINPKFGDFCTRVAGEAWSLPLIDQKTKALITVAVDVANQDHVGSGSPFAAHVNMAMQQGATRAEIEELLLFMCVYAGFNKAAGCFGTLNDILGPSA, encoded by the coding sequence ATGAAACAGGGTGATTCTGGTACAGTGGTTCAAGATGGAAAGGCAACGGCATACAAAAATGCGGTTTTAGATGATAAAAAACTTCAAGATGCTTTAAAAAGCATCAATCCAAAGTTTGGAGATTTTTGTACACGTGTAGCAGGCGAAGCATGGAGTCTTCCATTAATTGACCAAAAAACCAAGGCTCTAATAACAGTCGCTGTTGATGTTGCAAACCAGGATCATGTAGGGTCTGGTAGCCCTTTTGCAGCACATGTGAACATGGCTATGCAACAAGGAGCTACGCGTGCAGAAATTGAGGAACTCCTTTTGTTCATGTGCGTTTACGCAGGATTCAATAAGGCTGCGGGGTGCTTTGGTACCCTTAATGATATTCTCGGCCCTTCAGCATAA
- a CDS encoding glycine zipper family protein, which translates to MGKHICIGIFSTQTEAENAVLELQDVGLDVNNFSIFSKVFQTRDFFNWKNIAKKGATEIGCWGTVFGAVLGTIAGAEFLLIPAIAPIIVAGPIFGLLLGAIEGLALGVAVGASVGCLTGALFEELEIPMYENEIIAGKFALMTKGTLKEREKALQVLKDAGHKIHKVVTV; encoded by the coding sequence ATGGGAAAACATATATGTATTGGCATTTTTTCCACTCAAACTGAGGCAGAAAATGCTGTACTGGAATTACAGGACGTAGGTTTAGATGTAAACAACTTCTCGATTTTTAGTAAGGTTTTCCAAACACGTGATTTTTTTAACTGGAAAAATATTGCCAAGAAAGGAGCAACAGAAATTGGGTGCTGGGGAACCGTTTTCGGTGCAGTGTTAGGTACGATCGCCGGGGCTGAATTCCTATTGATTCCTGCAATTGCTCCGATTATTGTTGCCGGACCAATTTTTGGTTTGCTTTTGGGAGCTATAGAAGGTTTGGCTTTGGGAGTAGCTGTTGGTGCATCAGTAGGATGTTTAACAGGTGCACTGTTTGAGGAACTGGAAATTCCCATGTACGAAAACGAAATCATAGCAGGAAAATTTGCTTTGATGACGAAAGGAACGTTAAAAGAGCGAGAAAAGGCGTTACAAGTCCTTAAGGACGCTGGGCATAAAATTCATAAGGTAGTCACTGTTTAA
- a CDS encoding SMP-30/gluconolactonase/LRE family protein, which translates to MCTGSAEAAGKKCRCLVTAYIMRSRRSTNLPFGTLRERVASPALIVQATKYRTSRLWAKLEAANGHKIKPDGTHIVAAKHSVVQLDANDNLLKVIASEFNGKPLKYPNDITIDEQGGFYFTDSGDSNRLSSFSSNSPKNGRTGSYDVLSPKKVGQEGGSMSMQLSLSLSYPSSIDITLHS; encoded by the coding sequence GTGTGTACTGGTTCTGCCGAAGCTGCTGGCAAGAAATGCCGTTGCCTTGTCACCGCTTATATAATGAGGAGCAGAAGATCGACAAACCTTCCCTTCGGGACACTCCGTGAACGCGTAGCGTCTCCCGCCTTGATTGTTCAAGCTACCAAATATCGCACGTCTCGACTTTGGGCTAAACTCGAGGCTGCTAACGGACACAAGATTAAGCCGGATGGTACTCATATCGTTGCTGCCAAACACTCTGTTGTGCAGCTAGACGCCAATGATAATCTCTTAAAGGTAATTGCAAGCGAATTTAACGGCAAGCCTCTAAAGTATCCCAACGACATCACGATTGATGAGCAAGGAGGTTTTTACTTTACTGACTCCGGTGATTCCAACCGCCTGAGTAGCTTTTCTTCTAACTCCCCAAAAAATGGGCGAACCGGGAGTTACGACGTATTGTCACCAAAAAAAGTCGGACAAGAGGGCGGGAGTATGTCAATGCAGTTAAGTTTGTCCTTAAGTTATCCATCTTCAATAGACATAACTCTACATAGCTGA
- a CDS encoding thiamine pyrophosphate-binding protein has protein sequence MLLFGHEARAAFTATEAYFAISRLVVVFTTTGLGITNALTAQMILHWDGYSTMLLLSNAASNS, from the coding sequence GTGCTTCTCTTTGGTCACGAAGCACGAGCTGCGTTTACAGCTACTGAGGCGTACTTTGCAATTAGTCGTTTGGTCGTGGTGTTTACCACAACAGGTCTGGGGATCACTAACGCGCTAACAGCGCAGATGATTTTACATTGGGATGGCTACTCGACTATGTTACTACTCTCGAATGCAGCAAGCAACTCTTAG